A window of the Aspergillus flavus chromosome 6, complete sequence genome harbors these coding sequences:
- a CDS encoding putative ABC multidrug transporter — protein MIVRINQREAEGAVGVGNDTEILIEPEKEDVPAGKKGGTNGFLVSLAGKVMTEYLMVRVVADELGRSTPQRVLTFGETKLYVLEGIAFIAAITSGVAVAMVNLVMGNFLTLLSDFSFSDARSMPENLMSAVRTSALYFIYIGIVRLMATYIYASLFTYVAYHLTRNVRQSYLRAALSQEITYYDRGATGSISQQATTNGKLIQSGIAEKLGIAIQATATFVAAFIVAFVTQWKLTLILIFIVPTLLIVVGMAGGIDATIETKILQIYAHASSYAESVFGGVRTIQAFSLQPRVLAKYDSYLQHAYTQGMRKNKLYGMVFGGQYFVVYAGMGLAFWQGIAMFDRGEIPDLGTVFTVLFSVIMAANTVTQIAPHMVTFSRAATAASELFALIDRQSEINPFDELGYQPDKTTGFIDLYGVRFSYPTRQDVSVLEDFTLNIPAGKVTALVGPSGSGKSTVIGLLERWYNPQAGSICLDGKDIGQLNLKWLRTNIRLVQQEPVLFNASVFENIANGLVGTQWEAASQEEQMQRVQVAAKLAFAHEFIQTLPQGYHTRIGERGGLLSGGQKQRIAIARSVISEPIVLLLDEATSALDPHAEGIVQKALENASKNRTTIVIAHKLATIRNADNIVVMSKGKIIEQGRHEELVSRNGIYATLVKAQDLAPANIENDDRLESSKTSDRISEKENYHVGRIQSLARMRTPKTQQLAALSNPEDHDLYDKTDIIRNIWKLLRGTRDIWLLFAVTIATCIGGAVINPGQALLLGNIMSVFTSSNVVTRGNFISLMFFVMSLGILVIYFVMGWSTNTIAHRTVSQRLSRKMRREILESFLRQDLRFFDRPENTVGALISRLDSYPQAILELMGFTVAIVFMSVLNILVSSILAIVVSWKLGLVGVLVGLPPMMLGGYVRVRIEADMDDKMDKRLSASASVASETITAIRTVSSLALESTVLRKYVYELDLVIYQMRRPMFHMMIWFSLTQSVEYFVLALGFWWGSKLINDGEISLYQFIVSFMGVYFSGQATALAFSFASSESNGGSKFACIQLLTANQASNYYFWLHSLHGTIRETGSKREEGPKHGCRSYDFHDVHFSYPLAPDHRVLKGVSLSIQRGDFVAFVGASGCGKSTMISLLERFYDPVSGAITIDTSAPLSSINPLLYRKHVALVQQEPTLFPGTIRENISQGLPDLGVTEAASDEALEEACRAANVWDFILSLPEGLDTPCGTSGSQLSGGQRQRIAIARALVRKPNVVLLDEATSALDTESEKLVQRALVGAASSRDRITIAVAHRLSTVRDAKCIFVFYAGKIVEAGTHSELVARGGMYAKMCETQKLEGAA, from the exons ATGATAGTTCGTATAAATCAGCGGGAGGCTGAGGGAGCTGTCGGGGTGGGCAACGATACTGAAATCTTAATCGAACCGGAGAAAGAGGACGTGCCCGCTGGGAAGAAAGGTGGCACAAATGGCTTCCTGGTAAGTCTGGCCGGAAAAGTGATGACGGAATACCTAATGGTACGAGTGGTGGCTGACGAGCTGGGACGGTCTACCCCTCAGAGAGTTTTAACCTTCGGTGAGACGAAACTCTACGTCCTAGAAGGTATTGCTTTCATCGCTGCTATTACTTCTGGTGTTGCTGTTGCCATGGTCAACCTGGTCATGGGAAACTTCTTGACTCTGCTGAGCGACTTCAGCTTCTCTGACGCGCGCTCAATGCCGGAAAACCTCATGTCAGCGGTGCGAACGTCGGC TCTGTACTTCATTTACATAGGTATCGTCCGTCTCATGGCTACATACATCTACGCATCTCTATTCACCTATGTCGCGTACCACTTAACCCGTAACGTCCGTCAAAGCTATCTACGGGCTGCCTTGAGCCAAGAAATTACATACTATGACCGAGGCGCCACCGGATCTATATCTCAACAAGCGACCACGAACGGCAAACTCATTCAATCCGGCATCGCAGAGAAACTTGGCATCGCCATCCAAGCGACGGCCACTTTCGTTGCAGCCTTCATAGTTGCGTTTGTAACACAATGGAAGCTGACTTtgatcctcatcttcattgtgCCAACTCTGCTCATTGTAGTCGGCATGGCAGGGGGCATCGATGCTACGATTGAGACCAAGATCTTGCAGATCTACGCCCACGCCAGTAGCTATGCCGAGAGCGTCTTCGGAGGGGTCCGGACCATTCAAGCATTCAGCCTTCAACCAAGGGTGTTAGCCAAGTACGACTCGTACCTCCAGCATGCGTACACCCAAGGAATGAGAAAGAACAAGCTGTACGGCATGGTGTTCGGAGGGCAGTATTTCGTCGTCTACGCCGGCATGGGCCTGGCGTTCTGGCAGGGCATTGCCATGTTCGACCGTGGCGAGATCCCTGATCTAGGAACCGTATTTAC TGTTCTGTTCTCCGTCATCATGGCTGCAAATACAGTCACGCAAATCGCACCGCACATGGTAACCTTCAGCCGTGCGGCAACTGCGGCTTCGGAGCTGTTCGCTCTCATTGATAGGCAATCCGAAATCAACCCCTTCGATGAACTGGGATACCAACCGGACAAAACGACCGGCTTTATTGATTTGTATGGTGTCAGATTCAGCTATCCTACGCGTCAAGATGTCTCGGTCTTGGAGGACTTCACATTAAACATCCCCGCAGGCAAGGTCACGGCGTTGGTG GGACCTTCCGGCTCAGGAAAAAGCACGGTTATCGGCTTGCTTGAAAGATGGTATAACCCCCAAGCAGGCAGCATCTGTTTGGATGGCAAGGACATCGGTCAGCTTAACCTCAAGTGGTTGCGGACCAATATCCGCCTAGTGCAACAG GAACCGGTGCTCTTCAACGCCAGTGTATTCGAGAACATCGCCAACGGCCTGGTTGGCACCCAATGGGAGGCAGCATCGCAAGAGGAGCAAATGCAGCGCGTCCAAGTAGCCGCGAAGCTCGCCTTCGCGCATGAGTTCATTCAGACCCTGCCGCAAGGGTACCACACGCGCATCGGCGAGAGAGGCGGCCTGCTCTCGGGTGGACAGAAGCAGCGGATCGCCATTGCCCGTAGCGTGATCTCGGAGCCCATAGTCCTGCTCCTCGACGAAGCGACCAGCGCGCTGGACCCACATGCCGAGGGCATCGTCCAGAAGGCCCTTGAAAACGCCTCCAAGAACCGGACGACCATCGTGATCGCTCACAAGCTCGCCACCATTCGCAACGCCGATAACATCGTGGTCATGTCTAAAGGTAAGATCATCGAACAGGGACGTCACGAAGAGCTGGTGTCCAGGAACGGTATCTACGCCACACTCGTCAAGGCCCAGGACCTCGCGCCGGCCAACATCGAGAATGATGATAGGCTGGAGAGTAGCAAGACTTCTGATAGGATTTCAGAAAAGGAGAACTATCACGTCGGTCGCATTCAGTCTCTTGCCAGGATGCGGACGCCCAAGACGCAACAATTGGCGGCACTAAGCAATCCAGAGGATCATGACTTGTACGACAAGACGGACATCATCCGCAATATTTGGAAGCTTCTGAGGGGGACACGCGATATCTGGCTTTTGTTCGCGGTCACAATAGCCACGTGCATCGGAGGAG CGGTCATCAATCCTGGACAAGCGCTCTTGCTAGGCAATATAATGAGCGTCTTTACCTCCTCTAACGTGGTCACTCGCGGCAACTTCATCTCGTTAATGTTCTTCGTGATGTCGCTCGGCATTCTAGTCATATACTTCGTTATGGGCTGGTCGACCAATACTATCGCACAT CGTACCGTGTCCCAGAGACTCAGCAGGAAGATGCGACGGGAAATTCTGGAGTCCTTCCTCCGGCAGGACCTTCGGTTCTTCGACCGGCCAGAAAACACGGTGGGCGCACTCATAAGTCGCCTCGATTCATACCCGCAGGCCATTCTGGAGTTGATGGGCTTCACCGTTGCTATCGTCTTCATGTCCGTATTGAACATCCTCGTGTCTAGTATTCTCGCAATTGTCGTGTCGTGGAAGCTCGGGCTGGTTGGCGTCCTCGTCGGCCTGCCGCCCATGATGCTAGGGGGATATGTGCGCGTCCGGATTGAGGCCGATATGGACGACAAAATGGATAAGAGGCTATCGGCCAGTGCTTCGGTGGCTTCGGAGACAATTACGGCGATTCGCACCGTCTCTTCGCTGGCCCTTGAGAGCACCGTGCTGAGGAAGTACGTCTATGAGCTCGACCTAGTGATATATCAGATGCGCAGACCCATGTTCCACATGATGATCTGGTTCTCTCTCACCCAGTCTGTCGAATATTTCGTGCTAGCCTTGGGGTTTTG GTGGGGATCAAAGCTAATCAACGACGGGGAAATCAGCTTGTATCAGTTCATCGTATCGTTTATGGGTGTTTACTTCTCCGGCCAAGCCACCGCGTTGGCTTTCAGCTTCGCCAGCAGTGAGTCCAATGGAGGCTCGAAGTTTGCTTGTATCCAGTTACTGACA GCGAACCAAGCTAGCAACTACTACTTCTGGCTCCACAGCCTCCACGGAACCATCCGTGAGACTGGTAGCAAGCGCGAAGAGGGGCCCAAGCACGGGTGCCGCTCCTACGACTTCCATGACGTGCATTTTTCGTACCCCCTCGCGCCCGACCACCGGGTACTCAAGGGCGTGTCTCTGTCG ATTCAACGAGGTGACTTCGTGGCCTTCGTGGGTGCATCAGGTTGTGGAAAGAGCACAATGATCTCGCTCCTAGAGCGCTTCTACGACCCGGTAAGCGGCGCCATCACCATTGACACGTCTGCGCCGTTATCGAGCATCAACCCGCTTCTATACCGCAAGCACGTCGCCCTGGTGCAGCAAGAGCCGACACTCTTCCCTGGTACGATTCGTGAGAATATCTCGCAGGGCCTGCCGGACCTCGGCGTAACGGAGGCAGCGTCGGACGAGGCGCTGGAGGAGGCGTGTCGGGCGGCCAATGTATGGGACTTCATATTATCGCTGCCCGAGGGCCTCGACACGCCGTGTGGGACCAGCGGCAGCCAGCTCTCCGGGGGTCAGCGGCAGCGCATCGCCATCGCTCGGGCGCTGGTACGCAAGCCCAACGTGGTCCTTCTTGATGAAGCGACGAGCGCGCTCGACACCGAGTCGGAGAAACTTGTCCAGCGCGCGCTGGTGGGGGCAGCGTCATCCAGAGACCGTATCACCATCGCGGTGGCGCACCGCCTTTCGACGGTCCGCGATGCTAAGTGcatcttcgtcttctacGCAGGCAAGATTGTGGAGGCCGGGACGCACAGCGAATTGGTTGCCAGGGGGGGCATGTATGCTAAGATGTGCGAGACACAGAAGCTTGAGGGTGCTGCATGA